A genomic window from Qipengyuania oceanensis includes:
- a CDS encoding sugar transferase, giving the protein MYEVGKRVIDIAGALIALIIATPVVLVLGMLIKIFDPGPVIFTQKRSGRSGRTFKFYKLRSLPVTTGDIPSDQLGEVRLPWISRFLRRSNLDELPQFYNVLIGDMSLIGPRPALPTQTELLLLREENGAAQLRPGLTGWAQVNAYDGMPVTRKAELDGEYYAKRSLLTDAKVMLRTFAYLTRPPPKY; this is encoded by the coding sequence ATGTACGAGGTCGGCAAGCGTGTCATCGATATTGCGGGGGCCTTGATAGCGCTGATAATCGCGACTCCGGTCGTGTTGGTTCTCGGCATGCTTATCAAGATATTCGATCCCGGCCCGGTAATCTTCACCCAAAAGCGTAGCGGCCGGTCCGGGCGGACGTTCAAATTCTACAAGCTCAGGTCACTTCCCGTCACGACAGGCGATATTCCCTCTGACCAATTAGGGGAGGTCCGGCTCCCGTGGATCTCCCGGTTCCTCAGGCGATCCAATTTGGACGAATTGCCACAGTTCTACAATGTACTGATCGGCGACATGTCTCTCATCGGCCCTCGCCCCGCGTTACCTACTCAGACCGAGCTGTTGCTCTTGAGAGAAGAAAACGGCGCGGCGCAACTGCGTCCGGGGCTTACTGGCTGGGCGCAGGTGAATGCCTATGACGGAATGCCCGTGACGAGAAAGGCGGAACTCGACGGTGAATATTATGCGAAAAGAAGTCTGCTGACCGATGCAAAGGTGATGTTGCGGACCTTCGCCTATCTCACCCGCCCGCCACCGAAATATTGA
- a CDS encoding methionyl-tRNA formyltransferase, whose product MEAIYDAGASLDVAITLSDERAKTKSGRVYLDRFCIDNGVDLIKVASINDPATIAAIARYDLDYLFIIGWSQIAKAEILALPRLAAIGMHPTLLPEGRGRAAIPWAILKRLERTGVTMFQLDSGVDTGPIIAQGTIPLTDTTTATELYRLVDQAHVHLMRQTIPKLEAGTVSPLKQDEAGATVWEGRKPEDGEIDRDGSVHDAECLVRAVTHPYPGAFIVRDDHKLIIWAARIVEQPGENPAIRFADGWLELLEVEERPLTG is encoded by the coding sequence ATGGAGGCCATCTACGATGCGGGCGCGAGTCTCGACGTGGCCATAACGCTGTCAGACGAGCGCGCGAAAACCAAGTCGGGCAGGGTCTACTTGGACCGGTTCTGCATAGACAACGGTGTCGACCTGATCAAAGTTGCCTCGATAAACGATCCGGCCACTATCGCGGCCATCGCGCGGTACGATTTGGACTACCTGTTCATTATCGGCTGGTCGCAGATCGCAAAGGCTGAGATTCTCGCTCTGCCACGTCTTGCTGCAATCGGGATGCATCCAACCTTGCTGCCTGAAGGCCGCGGCCGCGCGGCGATCCCATGGGCAATTCTCAAACGTCTAGAGCGGACAGGCGTGACGATGTTTCAACTCGATTCCGGAGTAGATACCGGGCCGATAATAGCGCAGGGGACCATACCACTTACCGATACAACTACGGCAACCGAACTATATCGATTGGTCGACCAGGCTCACGTCCATCTGATGAGACAGACGATCCCGAAATTGGAAGCGGGCACCGTTTCTCCGCTAAAGCAGGACGAAGCCGGGGCCACGGTTTGGGAGGGGCGCAAGCCCGAAGACGGCGAGATCGACCGCGACGGATCGGTCCACGACGCAGAATGCCTGGTACGAGCAGTGACGCACCCGTACCCGGGGGCATTCATTGTGCGCGATGATCATAAATTGATCATTTGGGCCGCTCGCATCGTGGAGCAACCGGGCGAAAATCCGGCTATTCGGTTTGCCGACGGATGGCTCGAACTCCTCGAAGTCGAGGAACGTCCCCTTACCGGGTGA